The Hujiaoplasma nucleasis DNA window GCTCATGTAGAAATAAGCTAATTTTTTATGTTGCATGATGGCGATTAAGCGTTTATCTTCGTTAACTTTTACAATTTTTCCATAAACTGTTTCTATCATGATTCATCTTCTTTCTTTGATTGATAAGTATTTAGAGCCAAATAGATGTTATCAATAGCCTCTTCTTGTATTTTTAAAGCTTTGAGCTCTTCTCTTGGCGCATTCTTAATATTTTCTAAATTCTTATATTTTTTTAATAGTTTATTCTTTGTCACCTTACCAACTTTTGGAATGGTGTCTAAAATAGAAGCATATATTTTTTTACTAGCGACATTTCTTTGGTAACTTATCGCGAACCGATGGACTTCTTCTTGTATTTTGTAAAGCAATGAGTAGAGATTAGAGTGTTTATCTAAAATGATTTCTTCTTCATTTTGCTTAATGATTGATTCAGTTTTATGCCGTGAATTTTTCTTTAAACCAATGAGATTCAAATCTAATTTTAATTCTTCAAGGACTTGTTTTGCAGCTCTTAATTGAATTAATCCTCCATCAACAATCACTAAATCCGGTTTTTCTAAGTCATCCATCATTACAGATAAATATCTTCTATAGATGATTTCTTTCATGATATGGTAATCATCATTAGTTTCCACAGTTTTAACCCTATATTTTCGATACTCGTTTTTGTCTGGTAAACCATTGGTGAATACCACCATGGCTGAAACTAAGTTCTGTCCAGAGATATTTGAATTATCAAAAGCATCAATCCTTCTAATAGAACTTACACCTAATATTTTTTCTAATTCCCTAAGTGCATGAATGGTCTTATTTTCTCGATTTAAATAGGCTGATAAATTATTATTTAAGTGGTTTTTAGCGTTTTCATAAGCTATTTCTAGTAATTTAACTTTTTTTCCTCTTTGAGGAATAAATATTTTATCTTCAAGAACTTCTTTAAAAATATCATAATTGTAGTCTTTAGGTAGAAGGATCTCATCAGGTATGGGTTGTTGCTCATAAAATTGAACAAGATATGTTAATAAGATGTCTTCAACTTGACCATAATATGAAAAGATTTTTGATTGAGAGAATAAAACACGCCCATTTCTCATAAATAAGATATTTATAGAAATATAATGATCATAAGTCACAAAATTTACAATATCCCTATCTAAGTTATCGTTAAATATAACTTGTTGCTGCTCAGTCGTTTTTTCAATAGCGATAATCATGTCTCGGTATTCTTTGGCTTTTTCAAATTCTAAATTACGAGAATGTATTTCCATTTTTTGTTTATATTCTTGAACAAACTCTTTTGTGTTTCCTGATAAAAAACTTCTCACTTTTTTTAATAAGTCTTTATAAGTACTTTCTTTAACCGGAAATTCACATGGACCTAAACATTGTCCTATATGATAATACAAACATACTTTTTTTGGGAACTGAGAACATTTTCTAAAGGGGAATATTGTATCTAATAACCTTACCGTTTCATTAGCATAAGTAGCGTTAGGATAGGGACCGAATACATTCTTTTTGTTTTTACTTACACTTCTTGTGACTCTAATGATTGGGTGTTCTTCATCAGTTACTTCGATATAAGGATAAGTTTTATTATCCATAAGTTTTATATTATATTTAGGTAAATATTGTTTGATTTGTGATAATTCTAATAAAAATGCTTCTTTTTCAGTTTGGGTAATAACATAGGTAAAGTCTTCTATCTCATGGACCAGTCTTGTCGTTTTATCATCATGAGCACCGACAAAATAAGAACTTACACGATTCTTTAAGTTCTTAGCTTTGCCTACGTAAATAATTTTACCCTTACGATCAAGCATTTGATAGGTACCAGGTTTGTTAGGTACTTGTTTTATTTTTTCCTTGATATCGACATTCATTGTATTTAAATTATACCAAAATAAGACCTTTCTATCAATATGAGAAAACTCTAGCAAAGCTAGAGTTTATTTTATATTCCTAATGATATCATCAACTCTTTTACCGGTTTGATAAGATTCATCATATTTAAATACCAATTCTGGAACTTTTCTCATTTTAACACGTTTAGCAATTTGATTCTTTATAAAGCCATTAGCTCTATCTAAAGTTTCTTTTGTTTTTTCTATATCTTGTTTTGAACCATAAACTGTGTAATAAGCATACATAAATGATAACTCATTGGTGATTTTAACACCTGTAATTGTGATAAAAGCAAGTTTATCTTTAATATCATTTTGAAGTATATCGCTTAAGACTCGTTGTACATCTGTTTCTAAATGAGCAACTTTTGCCATATATTACACCTCTTTCATTG harbors:
- the uvrC gene encoding excinuclease ABC subunit UvrC, with amino-acid sequence MNVDIKEKIKQVPNKPGTYQMLDRKGKIIYVGKAKNLKNRVSSYFVGAHDDKTTRLVHEIEDFTYVITQTEKEAFLLELSQIKQYLPKYNIKLMDNKTYPYIEVTDEEHPIIRVTRSVSKNKKNVFGPYPNATYANETVRLLDTIFPFRKCSQFPKKVCLYYHIGQCLGPCEFPVKESTYKDLLKKVRSFLSGNTKEFVQEYKQKMEIHSRNLEFEKAKEYRDMIIAIEKTTEQQQVIFNDNLDRDIVNFVTYDHYISINILFMRNGRVLFSQSKIFSYYGQVEDILLTYLVQFYEQQPIPDEILLPKDYNYDIFKEVLEDKIFIPQRGKKVKLLEIAYENAKNHLNNNLSAYLNRENKTIHALRELEKILGVSSIRRIDAFDNSNISGQNLVSAMVVFTNGLPDKNEYRKYRVKTVETNDDYHIMKEIIYRRYLSVMMDDLEKPDLVIVDGGLIQLRAAKQVLEELKLDLNLIGLKKNSRHKTESIIKQNEEEIILDKHSNLYSLLYKIQEEVHRFAISYQRNVASKKIYASILDTIPKVGKVTKNKLLKKYKNLENIKNAPREELKALKIQEEAIDNIYLALNTYQSKKEDES
- the rbfA gene encoding 30S ribosome-binding factor RbfA encodes the protein MAKVAHLETDVQRVLSDILQNDIKDKLAFITITGVKITNELSFMYAYYTVYGSKQDIEKTKETLDRANGFIKNQIAKRVKMRKVPELVFKYDESYQTGKRVDDIIRNIK